GAAAATATATGTCTTTGGAATTGAATCGGGGCTTCCTCCTGTATTAAATAAATCGATAGCTTTTGATGGAAATGGACACCTTTGGGTTGGTACTGTGGATAAAGGAATTTACAGAAGTATTAAAAAAATAACATTAGCATCTCTTTCTAAAGATGCTGATTTTGCAGATGAGTCTAAACTTTTTGAGCAGTTCTGGTCAACCCAAAATGGTGCTCCAACAAATCACATTGAAAAATTATTGTGGAAAAACGGTAAAATGTGGGTTGGAACTCAAGAAGGCCTACTGCTACTTGATCAAAACGCAGGTGCCATTTTGGATCATATCACCAAAGAAAATGGATTGCCTGCCAACAATGCGGTTAGTTTTGCAGTGGCGCCTAATACTCAAAATCTCTGGATAGGTACTAATAGCGGCCTTGCAGAAGTTGATATGGAAAGTGGGAAAGTTCTCAACCAAGTGACCAAACAGGATGGATTGATTGCAAATGAGGTTTGGCTTTATGGTTCTGTGAAAGTAAATGATGAGGGACTTGTTTATTATGGAACCTCCAATGGCCTATCAATTTATAACCCACGGTTAGATAGAAAAAATAATGTTCCACCTGTAGTGGTGCTAACCTCCGCCTTGATATCATACAGAACCGAAGGCCGTAATGAAGCAATATTTGAATACTCCGCCCTTAGTTTTTCAAATATTTCAGGGGTAAAATACAAAACCAGACTTGTTGGTTATGATGATGATTGGTCTCCCGAAACAAACCAAAAGAGACTGAGATATACTAATTTGCCTGCTTTCTTTTGGTCCAAATCATATACACTAGAGGTGATGGCCATCAATGACAGCGGCGTGGAATCCTCGGAGCCCATGACATATACCTTTTGGGTGAAGCCTATATGGTGGCTCCGTTGGTGGGCATTTTTGATCGTATTATTCATTTTCGGTATGGTTATTTTTTATTTAGACAGAATCCAAAGGAAACGGGTCTTAAGAAAAGAACGGGAAATTGCCAAATTACGGGAAGCCGAACTCCAAGCAGAAGCTGCAATAGCCAAGTCATTGGCCTCAGAAGCGCAAGCCCAGGCACTTAAGGCAGATAACGAAAAAAAGGCAATAGAACTGGAAAAAATACAGGAATTGGAGAAAGCCTATCAGGAACTCAAGTCCGCCCAAAACCAGCTCATACAGGCAGAGAAAATGGCTTCTTTGGGAAGACTTGCCACAGGTATCGCACATGAAATAAAGAACCCGCTCAATTTTGTCAACAATTTTGCCGCACTTTCCAGTGAATTAGTCGATGAATTGACCCAAGCCATGAGGGATAATAATCAGGTTGAAATCGACTATTTGATGGAAAACCTAAAAATCAATGCAGGTTTAATCGAGAATCATGGAAAACGAGCAGATGCAATTGTAAGGTCAATGATGCAGCATACGCGTTTGGGGAAATCAACTTTTGAAATAGTTGAAATCAATAATCTTGTCGAAAAATACATCGATCTAACCTACAACAGTAAAGGCGCCAATAATCCCGGTTTTTTTACCACAATTAAAAAAGATTTCCAGCCAAACTTGAAGAAAGTTAAAGTATCGGGCCAAGAGATTGGTCAGGTTCTAATCAATATTATTGGAAATGCATTTGATGCGGTTTGGGAAAAAACCAAAAACAACCCAGTAGGATTTGAACCTGAGGTTACGGTTTCCACTTTTATGGCCGGGGATAAGGTAGGAATCAGGATTTCAGATAATGGACCGGGAGTACCAAGTGAGAATCAAGAGAAAATTTTTGAGCCCTTTTTTACTACCAAACCTACAGGAGAAGGGACAGGACTCGGTCTTAGCTTAAGCTATGAAATCATTACCCACGGACATAATGGATCTTTGCTCTTGGAAAAGAAAAATGGTGAAGGTGCTTCGTTTGTTATTTTACTTCCTGTTTACTAACCTCCTATTAAATGGGATTTTTTTTTGAGAATTAAATTCAAATAACCGCTCCAGATCATTGGCCCAAGCCTCCTCTGATATTTTTTCTTTATTGGCATGGTAAAATTAGCCCTAAACAAAAGTCATCTGAGGCTTATTCGTCTTATTTATTTGAATGAAGGGCGATTTCATTTCCTTCACAATCATGAAACAGAGCCATGAATCCAATGTTCGGGGCAATTTCTGTTTTGGATTGAATGATCTTCCCGCCGGCTTTCTCAATTTTACTGAGCTCTACACTAACATCTTCAGATGAAAAATATATTTTGGTGCCCTCAGCGCTCGGTTTGTAGTATCCTTCAGCTTTCACAAGACTTCCTCCCGCACCCTGCTTGCTTTCATCCCAAGGAAACCATGCCATGTCGATGGGTCCCATTTGATGACGATCCAATTTACAATCAAACACGGCTTCGTAAAAAGCTATTGCTCTTTCCATATTTTCGACCGGAATCTCGAACCAGCCAACGCTTACATGTCTCATAATGATTAGGGTTTTAATCCATAAATTTAAATAAATTCGTTCAAAATTTTCCATATCAAAATAACAGCCTTATGAAAAGTAGAAACCTGAATTCAAGAAGATTATTTTTAAAAACATCCTCAATTGCCGGTATCGGTTTAGGGATTTTTGGGAATTCGCTCGGATTTTCTTCTGATGAAATAAATGATCCTAAGGAAAAAAAAGTCGGGATTATTGGGCTTGACACCTCCCATAGCATAGCCTTTACCAAAGTGCTGAACGGGCATAAAGATTCCAAGGATTATTTGGGATACCATGTGGTTGCGGCCTATCCTTATGGAAGCAGGGATATCAAATCAAGTATGGATAGAATTCCCGGCTATACGGAGGAGATCAAAAAAATGGGAATTGAAATAGTGAGTTCCATTGCTGAACTTATGGATAGGGTTGATGTGGTCTTATTGGAAACCAATGACGGTAAACTCCATTTGGAACAGGCAATGGAGGTTTTTAAAGCCGGAAAGCGTATGTTTATTGATAAACCCATGACAGCATCCTTGAAAGATGCGATAGCGATTTTTGAGGCAGCTGAAAAATTCAAGATTCCGGTTTTTTCTTCCTCGTCATTAAGGTATATCACCGGAATAGATAAAATCGATAAAAAAACAGTTGTGGGGGCAAGCGCCTTTAGTCCGGCAGAATTGGAACCTACACATCCGGATTTGTTCTGGTATGGCATTCATGGTGTAGAGACATTATTTACGGTGATGGGAACAGGCTGTGAATCTGTAGTAAGGGTCAGTACCAAAGATACCGATGTCGTAGTCGGAACATGGAAGGATGGTCGGATAGGGACATTCAGAGGAACACGATCCGGCAAACATGATTATGGAGGAATGGCATTCACCGAATCAGGAAATATAGTCTTGGGACCTTATGCAGGATATGAACCCCTTTTAGTGGAAATTGTAAAATATTTTGAAACCGGAATTGTTCCAGTACAACCAGAAGAAACCTTAGAAATACTTGCCTTTATGGAAGCAGCCGATGAAAGCAAGAGGTTGGGCGGAAGAAGTGTCAAATTGGAGGAGATAGTGAAAATGGACAGAGGATAGTTATCCAAACTTTCAACTTGGAAAATAAACATTGAAATGGAATTTCATACCGCCCTTTAATAAAAGAGGGGGGAGAGATTAAAGTGAGCGTTTTTGTCCCTTTAGGGACTTAATATGGGTAGAAAAAAAATGGTTAAAGTCGCTTTCCGTGCCTTTAGGTATGGTATATATTCTATCCTTTTATTTCGGTCAAAATCTCATTTAAAAAAAAGGCCAAGGAAAGATTAAACCTTCCTCGACCAATTCTCCTTCCATATCTTAAACTCAGAAAGAGAAACCCTGAACCTTGCAAAACTCCCTTCGTGGATGGCAAGTAATTCACCTTCCACAAATTCCGCAAACTTGTCTCGATCTTCTTTCGGAAGTTTTGCTGCTTTTGATTTGATCAATTCAGAACCTTCTTTGGGACTCAGATTTGCCGAGATGATCTCAGTAATCAGATTTTTGATTTCATCCCTATATTTGGTCCTGAAAGGATCCGGCTCACTGACATTCTGTCGAATCGCTGCATAGCGAACGGCAGATTTCTCATAAGCCCACATAAAGATATCCTTCAACAGATCCATTTGATTCAACTCATAAACCCCGAGAATCCCTTGCGTGTAAAGTTCATTGGGAACTTCCACAAAAGAAATCGGTGAAAGGTTATGCTTGAACAATGGAATATTGGCAGCCAATCGGGAAGTCCTTTTATTGACATCATCAAAAGGCTGCAAATAGGGAAGGTGTACCATCATAAAGAATGCCTGTTCAAAGGGATTCTCGATGGCTTTTGCTTTTTCTAAAATCAGATCAAACAGCTCCGCTATCAATTGTGGAATCGACAGCGGAGTATAAGCCGATTGATAAATACCGACAGGAATAGACCTCAACCTACCGATTGAATTAGGGTCACGCATCAGGTTATCAGCCAATAATGCATGAAGATTCAAAAGGATATACTTGTTGAAGTCAATTTCCTCACCCAATTGAATCAAAAACTCAATCGCATCCTTGTGATTGATGATCATTTGCGCCTCTTCCAGGGATTTGCCCTCAGCCGACTCACCCAATTCAATCAACCTTTGGGTATCCAACAAAGAATAAGTATTTCCTTCCAGCCTACTTGAGTTCCAAGAAAGGTCAATCAACAACCTGTTCAGGATTTCCCTGGCATGGGTCCCGGCAGGTTGATTTTTATTGTTGGTTTGACCCAATACAGTCAGTTTATGGATTTCATCATAAGTCAGGTAGGCATCAAAATTTGGTCTGTAAGATTTCAGAAGGTTTAAATTGTAACCCACCTTTTTTCGTTCCAGAAGTGGTTTTGACAGGTAAGCTATAATTCCCTTCCCCTCTTTGGAAATTGAAATCCCCTCTTTCTTGGGACGGATAAGCTTTTCCTGCTCTCTTTCCATGACAAGACTTAGCCCATGAGAAATATGGTATTTGGTGGACTTTGATCCCCCAGAGGTATAAATTTCTCCCTCCTCCTTTAATGTCTTGAGTCGACGCTGTAAAGTCCTTAGCTCCAAGTCCACCCCATCACCATGCAGGATATCCTCAATAGAAGCACCATAAGGGAATCTCTCTATAATCCCTTTGATAACCAGAAGATCTCGTTTTGTGGATACATTAACCATTGTCGCAAATTTAATTATTCACGACAAATTTATGACAAATATTTAGAAAAAAGAATTTAAACGACAATATTTTATACATTCACGACAAAAAGTATTTACTGCATTTATAAAAAGTTCAAGAATCAGGAGGTTTTTATTTAAGATTTTGCTGAAACACAACTTTGCCATCCTTGAAGATTTTTTGAACATAAATCTGACACCCTTCTTCCAAAGAAAAAATAACCACATCATTTTTTTGATCCAAATCCATATAAGCAGCAGGAATGGTGGATGCCATTTTCCAGGCATCTGAAAGGGATTTCAATTTCTTGTCAATTAGATATTGTACTCCTTCCAATAAACATTTACTTGCTCCTGCCAAAAGGCCATTTCCATGTTTTAATGCCAGTTTCCCATTTGGTTCCAGAATCACTTGTTCACCGATATGAGTGCCGTATTCTCCCGCTTCCATGCCACAAAACATCGTGCTGTCACTGACCAAAAAAGCTTTTTCACCTTTGGTTTTCAAAACCACTTTCAGAAAAGATTCCCCCAAGTGAAAACCATCTGCAATCAGGCTGGCATACAATCCATCATGAGCCAATTGATCCCAAAGGATATTGGGATGACGGGGAAGCATCAAAGGAACCGCATTGCCCAAATGGGTGGAAAGACTTGCGCCGGCTTCTGCAGCCTTAGTGATTTCCCCAGACAACGCTAGGCTATGCCCAATCGCAACCTTAATTCCTGATTCTTGACATTTTTTGATTAAGTCCATTGCCCCTTCTAATTCAGGTGCCAGAGTAATCAATTTTATCAAACCTCCCGAAGCATCCTGAAATTCTTCAATCAATTCCCAGTTTGGAGACTGAATATATTTAAGATTGTGTGCCCCTCTTGCCCCATCTTTTGGGGAGATAAAAGGCCCTTCCAGATGAATTCCGGCCACACAGGATGCAATCAAAGGGTGTTGATAAACGGCC
This window of the Aquiflexum balticum DSM 16537 genome carries:
- a CDS encoding sensor histidine kinase, producing the protein MYSFKVAAQELPFVHYTPDNELNPLPSAMATNVFQDSEGFIWMAIHSSGLVRYDGTKKDLYGQKDGVKDLGVWQVVEDKLGYLWVTSNSGLVVSKEPVSNYKNGRRLSFTSEYEGKSLYSEIVNLNQIAVDSSGIVWVGTVGKGFLKYLINEKRNLEVDTLNIEKKGNTPQQITTVFSGKGGILAGIGGGQLVRISGNKIQLIYSSGKNSEDQNFASILEDEKGKIWAYRQNGEVLLFQSELSEPIKIAQLKQSNIASLATVTEGSVWAVSGVNGIIRFNDQSGEIIGLFTRSNGLLSDNVFNVSKDREGNVWIAQSGGISKLRFNFNAFENFSTRSIAGEKPILPSAKVNSILTVPASSYPFRVLVGTEGGVSCISEDGSSTYITQANGLTGDWVNGLELDLEGRIWIATTQGLNGLVFDPKLVLKDAVELKTITINGKTGILFTIPNSPPIIASEKLVIKGSTEVEDISSIWFAGLRSIVGIVSGKIYVFGIESGLPPVLNKSIAFDGNGHLWVGTVDKGIYRSIKKITLASLSKDADFADESKLFEQFWSTQNGAPTNHIEKLLWKNGKMWVGTQEGLLLLDQNAGAILDHITKENGLPANNAVSFAVAPNTQNLWIGTNSGLAEVDMESGKVLNQVTKQDGLIANEVWLYGSVKVNDEGLVYYGTSNGLSIYNPRLDRKNNVPPVVVLTSALISYRTEGRNEAIFEYSALSFSNISGVKYKTRLVGYDDDWSPETNQKRLRYTNLPAFFWSKSYTLEVMAINDSGVESSEPMTYTFWVKPIWWLRWWAFLIVLFIFGMVIFYLDRIQRKRVLRKEREIAKLREAELQAEAAIAKSLASEAQAQALKADNEKKAIELEKIQELEKAYQELKSAQNQLIQAEKMASLGRLATGIAHEIKNPLNFVNNFAALSSELVDELTQAMRDNNQVEIDYLMENLKINAGLIENHGKRADAIVRSMMQHTRLGKSTFEIVEINNLVEKYIDLTYNSKGANNPGFFTTIKKDFQPNLKKVKVSGQEIGQVLINIIGNAFDAVWEKTKNNPVGFEPEVTVSTFMAGDKVGIRISDNGPGVPSENQEKIFEPFFTTKPTGEGTGLGLSLSYEIITHGHNGSLLLEKKNGEGASFVILLPVY
- a CDS encoding VOC family protein, with amino-acid sequence MRHVSVGWFEIPVENMERAIAFYEAVFDCKLDRHQMGPIDMAWFPWDESKQGAGGSLVKAEGYYKPSAEGTKIYFSSEDVSVELSKIEKAGGKIIQSKTEIAPNIGFMALFHDCEGNEIALHSNK
- a CDS encoding Gfo/Idh/MocA family protein; translation: MKSRNLNSRRLFLKTSSIAGIGLGIFGNSLGFSSDEINDPKEKKVGIIGLDTSHSIAFTKVLNGHKDSKDYLGYHVVAAYPYGSRDIKSSMDRIPGYTEEIKKMGIEIVSSIAELMDRVDVVLLETNDGKLHLEQAMEVFKAGKRMFIDKPMTASLKDAIAIFEAAEKFKIPVFSSSSLRYITGIDKIDKKTVVGASAFSPAELEPTHPDLFWYGIHGVETLFTVMGTGCESVVRVSTKDTDVVVGTWKDGRIGTFRGTRSGKHDYGGMAFTESGNIVLGPYAGYEPLLVEIVKYFETGIVPVQPEETLEILAFMEAADESKRLGGRSVKLEEIVKMDRG
- a CDS encoding Fic family protein, which codes for MVNVSTKRDLLVIKGIIERFPYGASIEDILHGDGVDLELRTLQRRLKTLKEEGEIYTSGGSKSTKYHISHGLSLVMEREQEKLIRPKKEGISISKEGKGIIAYLSKPLLERKKVGYNLNLLKSYRPNFDAYLTYDEIHKLTVLGQTNNKNQPAGTHAREILNRLLIDLSWNSSRLEGNTYSLLDTQRLIELGESAEGKSLEEAQMIINHKDAIEFLIQLGEEIDFNKYILLNLHALLADNLMRDPNSIGRLRSIPVGIYQSAYTPLSIPQLIAELFDLILEKAKAIENPFEQAFFMMVHLPYLQPFDDVNKRTSRLAANIPLFKHNLSPISFVEVPNELYTQGILGVYELNQMDLLKDIFMWAYEKSAVRYAAIRQNVSEPDPFRTKYRDEIKNLITEIISANLSPKEGSELIKSKAAKLPKEDRDKFAEFVEGELLAIHEGSFARFRVSLSEFKIWKENWSRKV